The nucleotide sequence CTCGATGATGCGCACCTTGTAGTCCAGCAGTTCCAGGTGGGCCAGGTCCGGATAGACCTGCTCCAACGCCTGGCGCAGCGCGGTGTCCAGGGCGTTCACCGGACCATTGCCCTCCCCGGTGGCCACGATCCGCCGGCCGCCGGCATGCACCTTGACGGTGGCCTCGGTGCGCACCGTGCCCGCGCTGTCGCGGTCCACGATGACCCGCCACGACTCCAACTCGAAGGTGCGCTCCGCGCCGGGATCCAGCTCTTCGCGCACCAGCAGGTCGAAGCTGGCGTCGGCGGCCTCGAAGGAGTATCCGCGGGCCTCCAGGTCCTTGACCCGTTCCACCACCCGGCCCAGGGCTTCGGAGTTCACCGACAGGTCGTGGCCCAGCTCGCGGCCCTTGAGCTCCACGCTGGCCCGCCCGGCCATCTCGGAGACCAGCATGCGCATGTCGTTGCCCACCCGGGACGGGTCGGTGTGCTGGTACAGATCGGGATCGACCTTGATCGCCGAGGCGTGCAGACCCGCCTTGTGCGCGAACGCGCTCTCCCCCACGTATGGGGCCTGGTGGCGGGGGGTCTGGTTGGCCACTTCGGCGATGGCGTGCGCGACCCGGCGCAGCTCCCCGAGGTTGCCCTCGGGCAGCACCAGGCGGTCCATCTTGAGTTCGAGGTTGGCCACCACGGTGGCCAGGTTCGCGTTGCCGGACCGCTCCCCGTACCCGTTCATGACGCCCTGCACGTGGGTGACGCCGGCCTCGACCGCGGCGATGGTGTTGGCCACCGCGCAGCCCGCGTCGTCGTGGCAGTGGATGCCCAGCCGGGCCCCGGAGCGAGCCAATACCTCGCCCACGGCGTCCACCAGCCGGCTGGGCAGTTGCCCACCATTGGTGTCGCAGAGCACGACCACATCGGCCCCGGCTTCGGCGGCGGTGCGCACGACCTCGAGGGCGTAGTTCGGGTTGGCCGCGTACCCGTCGAAGAAGTGCTCCGCGTCGAGGAACACCCGATGACCCTCGGCACGTAGATGGCTCACCGTGTCGCGGATCATCGCGAGGTTTTCCTCCAGCGTGGTCCGCAGCGCCCGGAAGAC is from Sporichthyaceae bacterium and encodes:
- the cimA gene encoding citramalate synthase, with the translated sequence MSTTAFTTPAVDDAFHVYDTTLRDGAQGEGMALTVADKLAIARHLDDLGVGFIEGGWPGALPKDTEFFARAQNELKLRNSVLAAFGATRKADGKAADDPQVAALRDSGAGTICLVAKSHDRHVFRALRTTLEENLAMIRDTVSHLRAEGHRVFLDAEHFFDGYAANPNYALEVVRTAAEAGADVVVLCDTNGGQLPSRLVDAVGEVLARSGARLGIHCHDDAGCAVANTIAAVEAGVTHVQGVMNGYGERSGNANLATVVANLELKMDRLVLPEGNLGELRRVAHAIAEVANQTPRHQAPYVGESAFAHKAGLHASAIKVDPDLYQHTDPSRVGNDMRMLVSEMAGRASVELKGRELGHDLSVNSEALGRVVERVKDLEARGYSFEAADASFDLLVREELDPGAERTFELESWRVIVDRDSAGTVRTEATVKVHAGGRRIVATGEGNGPVNALDTALRQALEQVYPDLAHLELLDYKVRIIEGSHGTGAVVRVLVETTDGDHDWDTVGVHENIIEASWQALADAVTYGLLRQ